The following are from one region of the Dehalococcoidia bacterium genome:
- the nth gene encoding endonuclease III, with protein sequence MTIDEIIHLLGQEYGIPQWKRRSDPLSELVMAVLSQNTSDVNSHRAFSSLISAFGSWDRVAGAQSDEIAAAISCGGLSRIKAPRIKAILEGILDGSGSPDLGFLSTLPLHKARAWLQALPGVGPKTASCVLLFSMGRPALPVDTHVYRVSRRLGLIGRGVSPARAHELLEGLVPAEAIYQFHLNMLAHGRRVCQAQRPRCHECVLRGGCSHGKGAI encoded by the coding sequence ATGACCATCGATGAGATCATCCACCTGCTGGGGCAGGAGTATGGCATTCCCCAGTGGAAACGGAGAAGCGATCCGCTCTCCGAGCTAGTTATGGCTGTCCTCTCGCAAAACACCTCGGATGTTAACTCACACCGGGCCTTCAGTAGCCTCATTTCTGCCTTCGGAAGTTGGGATAGGGTAGCGGGGGCGCAGAGCGATGAGATCGCTGCGGCTATCTCATGCGGCGGGCTGAGCCGGATTAAGGCACCGCGGATAAAGGCGATCCTCGAGGGAATCCTCGATGGTTCCGGATCTCCGGACCTGGGGTTCCTTAGCACGCTCCCGCTCCACAAAGCCAGGGCATGGCTTCAAGCGCTGCCCGGGGTAGGACCCAAAACGGCAAGCTGCGTGCTGCTGTTCTCGATGGGAAGGCCGGCGCTCCCCGTGGATACCCATGTTTATCGGGTATCCAGGCGCCTGGGGCTTATCGGCAGAGGGGTGTCGCCGGCGCGGGCGCACGAGCTACTGGAGGGACTGGTGCCTGCTGAGGCAATCTATCAATTTCATCTCAACATGCTGGCTCACGGCAGGAGGGTATGTCAGGCACAGCGCCCCCGGTGTCATGAGTGCGTGCTAAGGGGAGGGTGTTCCCATGGAAAGGGAGCGATTTGA
- a CDS encoding metallopeptidase family protein, translated as MERERFEQLVAEAIEGLPPEFMERLENIAVVVQYWPTRNQLGSVGRTRRGELLGLYEGIPLTQQGKRHAMVAPDKITIFQKPIEMTYRSDRGIVRGVAETVRHEIAHHFGISDERLSDIARQKRRARRNQPGLREVEQ; from the coding sequence ATGGAAAGGGAGCGATTTGAGCAACTGGTAGCTGAAGCCATCGAAGGCTTGCCGCCGGAGTTCATGGAGAGGCTGGAGAACATCGCCGTAGTGGTCCAGTACTGGCCAACACGTAATCAGCTAGGCAGCGTCGGGCGCACGCGTCGGGGGGAGCTCCTGGGCCTCTATGAAGGCATACCACTGACCCAACAGGGAAAAAGGCATGCTATGGTGGCACCGGATAAGATAACCATTTTTCAGAAGCCCATCGAAATGACATACCGCTCCGACAGAGGAATAGTGCGCGGGGTTGCAGAGACGGTGCGTCACGAGATAGCACATCACTTCGGCATCAGCGATGAAAGGCTGAGCGATATAGCACGACAAAAGAGGAGAGCAAGGAGAAATCAGCCTGGTTTGAGGGAGGTAGAACAGTAA
- a CDS encoding histidine phosphatase family protein, whose product MARFILIRHGQTEWNQKERFRGWVDIDLDETGIRQAEAAAPRIARWEVAAIYSSPLRRAMATAEIIAHPLGIPVVPLEGIIDMNFGVWQGLSIDEVKQNYPALFKLWRYSPQILEIPQGDSLEDVRKRSAATIDDLAARHKDATVVLVTHRVVCKVLLCHLLGLDNSHFWQIEQDTAAINLFEMSEGNATVTLLNDTCHLRAL is encoded by the coding sequence TTGGCTCGTTTTATTCTAATCAGGCATGGGCAGACCGAGTGGAACCAAAAAGAGAGGTTCAGGGGGTGGGTAGACATCGATCTGGATGAAACCGGGATAAGGCAGGCGGAGGCAGCAGCGCCACGGATCGCCCGGTGGGAGGTAGCAGCTATCTACTCCAGCCCACTGAGGCGAGCGATGGCCACTGCCGAGATTATCGCCCACCCGCTCGGCATCCCGGTGGTTCCGCTCGAGGGTATTATTGATATGAACTTCGGAGTCTGGCAGGGGCTTTCCATCGATGAGGTAAAGCAAAACTACCCCGCTCTCTTCAAGCTCTGGCGCTATAGCCCACAGATACTTGAGATTCCCCAGGGAGATAGCCTGGAGGATGTCAGGAAGAGGTCGGCCGCTACCATCGATGACCTGGCAGCCCGGCACAAGGACGCGACGGTTGTCCTGGTGACTCACCGGGTGGTCTGCAAGGTGCTCCTCTGCCATCTCCTTGGCCTTGACAATTCCCATTTCTGGCAGATAGAGCAGGATACCGCGGCGATCAACCTTTTTGAAATGAGTGAGGGCAATGCGACCGTCACCTTGCTAAACGATACCTGCCACCTGAGGGCGCTATGA
- the argC gene encoding N-acetyl-gamma-glutamyl-phosphate reductase, which produces MTVKVGIINVTGYVGMELARLLHHHPRVELASITGRSAVGQRIGVVLPHLADIDMVIEPELGEVTLVFSALPHRMSAEAVAEALGRGIKVIDISADFRLKEAEGYQKWYDFAHPAPQLLGEAVYGLVELNRQRITSSRLVANPGCYPTSAILALAPAVREGLIEPDIVIDAKSGVSGAGRTLSMGTHFAEVNENVSAYALEGHRHLPEITQELGGLNPALALSVTFVPHLVPMSRGILTTCYARLKAGKQNVQEIYREFYLGEPFVRVVDIPPQTKQTLGTNLCLIYPTIDPRTERLIVVSCIDNLVKGGAGQAVQSMNLMLGLDEKMSLERSAVYP; this is translated from the coding sequence ATGACGGTGAAAGTAGGCATTATCAACGTAACAGGCTATGTGGGCATGGAGCTTGCAAGGCTCCTTCACCACCATCCCCGTGTTGAACTAGCCTCGATTACGGGGAGAAGCGCCGTGGGGCAGAGGATTGGTGTGGTATTGCCTCACCTAGCCGACATCGATATGGTGATCGAGCCTGAGCTGGGGGAGGTGACTCTGGTCTTCTCCGCACTGCCGCATAGGATGAGCGCTGAGGCCGTGGCGGAGGCGCTCGGGCGGGGCATCAAGGTGATCGATATAAGCGCCGACTTCAGGCTCAAGGAGGCCGAGGGTTACCAGAAATGGTATGACTTTGCCCACCCCGCACCGCAGCTTCTCGGCGAGGCGGTCTACGGACTGGTGGAGCTAAATCGCCAACGGATAACATCAAGCCGACTGGTAGCCAACCCCGGCTGCTACCCCACCAGCGCAATACTGGCCCTGGCCCCTGCGGTTAGGGAGGGGCTGATCGAGCCGGACATCGTAATCGATGCCAAGTCCGGTGTCTCCGGAGCAGGGAGAACGCTGAGCATGGGAACCCATTTCGCCGAGGTGAACGAGAATGTCTCAGCCTATGCCCTCGAGGGGCATCGCCATCTGCCCGAGATTACCCAGGAGCTTGGCGGACTAAACCCGGCGCTTGCCCTCTCGGTGACCTTCGTGCCCCATCTCGTACCGATGAGCCGGGGCATCCTCACCACCTGCTATGCCAGGCTTAAGGCAGGAAAGCAGAATGTACAGGAGATTTACCGGGAGTTCTACCTTGGCGAACCCTTTGTCAGGGTGGTTGACATACCGCCCCAGACCAAGCAAACCCTGGGCACAAACCTGTGTCTGATCTACCCCACCATTGATCCTAGAACGGAGCGGCTCATCGTCGTTAGCTGCATCGACAACCTGGTAAAGGGCGGGGCCGGTCAGGCAGTACAGAGCATGAACCTCATGCTTGGCTTAGACGAAAAGATGTCGCTTGAGCGATCTGCTGTCTACCCATAG
- a CDS encoding cation:proton antiporter yields MTLSLRRGRVNLDLIALVIVLVVAFIGGMIARRLGLPVILGYLIGGIAVGPYGFGLVGEVEQIRTLAEIGVVLLLFTLGLEFSLKTLRRTGRVAIIGGMVQILATTALGLVVGLLLHWPITEAVFFGFFIALSSTMIVLKLLMERGELDTAHGRVMIGILLVQDLAVVPMMVVLPVIGEPGWAAALGIAALKAVLFLGTMLVLGLWVLPRVMRRVAGLRSRELFLLAIFGLCLAVAFASDYFGISLALGAFVAGLLISESDYAHQALAEVIPLRDIFATLFFVSLGMLIDPRFLVDNLGAVSVVVIAIIGGKFIICSLIPWLFGYTAKTMLYVGAGMFQIGEFSFVLAAAALGEGVMSKYLYDLTLTSAVITILLTPFAVGGVSILYRRLSQGERFAKVLAGRADPHFSRGLNLSRHVVICGHGQVGQNLGMVLERRGFSYLVIDNDPRAIDALRAREVPYLYGDASNPEILSRAVLDKAKVLVITFHDPIATELTVRNALGINPKLDVVARVHFDDEAKTLRTMGVAELVRPEFEAGLEMVRHTLHRFGLTGTEIQYIISALREEGLI; encoded by the coding sequence ATCACTCTGTCCTTAAGAAGGGGGAGGGTAAATCTGGATCTTATCGCCCTAGTCATAGTTCTGGTCGTCGCCTTTATCGGGGGGATGATTGCCCGCCGCCTCGGCTTGCCGGTCATCCTGGGCTATCTTATCGGTGGCATCGCTGTCGGTCCCTATGGTTTTGGTCTGGTCGGTGAAGTTGAGCAGATTAGGACCCTGGCGGAGATCGGGGTTGTCCTTCTGCTTTTCACCCTGGGTCTTGAGTTCTCCCTGAAAACGCTGAGGCGCACGGGGCGGGTTGCCATCATTGGTGGCATGGTTCAGATCCTGGCCACCACGGCTCTAGGGTTAGTGGTAGGCCTATTGCTTCACTGGCCGATTACGGAGGCTGTATTTTTTGGCTTTTTCATCGCCCTTTCCAGCACCATGATAGTGCTCAAGCTCCTCATGGAGCGGGGCGAGCTGGACACCGCTCACGGTCGCGTCATGATCGGCATCCTGCTGGTGCAGGACCTGGCAGTTGTGCCGATGATGGTGGTGCTGCCTGTCATCGGGGAGCCGGGTTGGGCAGCCGCATTAGGCATAGCAGCGCTTAAGGCTGTGCTTTTCCTGGGAACAATGCTTGTCCTGGGGCTGTGGGTCCTGCCCAGGGTTATGAGGCGGGTGGCCGGGCTGCGCTCTAGGGAGCTTTTCCTGCTGGCCATATTCGGCCTGTGCCTGGCGGTGGCTTTTGCCAGTGATTACTTCGGGATATCGCTGGCGTTGGGCGCCTTCGTCGCCGGGCTACTAATAAGTGAGTCCGATTATGCTCATCAGGCCCTCGCCGAGGTCATCCCCCTGCGCGACATCTTTGCCACCCTCTTCTTTGTCTCCCTGGGCATGCTCATCGACCCCCGCTTCCTGGTGGATAATCTGGGGGCGGTCAGTGTGGTGGTGATCGCAATCATCGGTGGTAAGTTCATCATCTGCTCCCTCATCCCCTGGCTCTTCGGCTACACTGCCAAGACCATGCTCTATGTCGGCGCCGGGATGTTTCAGATCGGGGAGTTCAGCTTCGTGCTGGCCGCTGCCGCCCTGGGCGAGGGGGTTATGTCCAAATACCTGTACGACTTGACCTTGACCAGCGCGGTCATTACCATATTACTAACGCCTTTCGCCGTGGGCGGGGTATCGATTCTCTACAGGAGACTCAGCCAGGGGGAAAGGTTCGCCAAGGTTCTGGCCGGTCGCGCAGATCCCCACTTCAGCCGTGGTCTTAATCTAAGCAGACACGTGGTTATCTGCGGGCACGGTCAGGTGGGACAAAATCTAGGCATGGTTCTGGAGAGAAGGGGCTTTTCCTATCTGGTGATCGATAATGACCCGCGGGCCATCGATGCCCTGCGCGCCAGGGAGGTGCCCTACCTCTACGGTGATGCGAGCAACCCGGAGATACTCTCCCGGGCTGTTCTGGATAAAGCAAAGGTGCTGGTGATCACCTTCCATGACCCCATAGCTACAGAGCTGACGGTGAGGAACGCCCTGGGCATAAACCCCAAGCTGGATGTGGTGGCCAGGGTCCATTTCGATGATGAGGCGAAGACGCTTCGCACCATGGGCGTTGCCGAGCTGGTGCGCCCCGAGTTTGAAGCTGGTCTGGAGATGGTGCGCCACACCCTGCATCGCTTCGGCCTAACCGGAACTGAGATTCAGTATATTATTAGCGCCCTCAGGGAGGAGGGGCTAATCTAA
- a CDS encoding toll/interleukin-1 receptor domain-containing protein: MVSGAHQVFISYKQKTKSEKIAETIAERLSQQGIRVWFDKWKINAGDSITGKIGEGFEHSDACLIFLSQGFSSSNWCTKEMNVALTEAINGRLTVIPSLIETCSVPELLKDLKRVDFIEPTAI; encoded by the coding sequence ATGGTAAGTGGAGCGCATCAAGTTTTCATTTCTTATAAACAAAAGACCAAGTCAGAGAAGATTGCAGAGACAATTGCCGAGAGATTGTCTCAACAGGGTATAAGAGTATGGTTTGATAAGTGGAAGATTAACGCGGGAGATTCTATCACCGGCAAGATCGGAGAAGGATTCGAGCATAGCGATGCTTGCCTTATATTTCTGAGTCAGGGATTCAGTAGCTCGAACTGGTGCACTAAGGAAATGAATGTTGCACTCACCGAAGCAATAAACGGGCGTCTTACAGTTATCCCCAGTTTGATAGAGACCTGTAGCGTACCGGAGCTTCTCAAAGATTTGAAACGAGTAGATTTCATTGAACCCACAGCAATCTAA